The following are encoded in a window of Desulfopila inferna genomic DNA:
- a CDS encoding DUF2062 domain-containing protein, producing the protein MSKTAEPLIVIPVYNHGTTLVEVVHRAIATGYQVLVVDDGSDDNCLTPLADLQCQSLQLPRNMGKGAAILHGAHYAASQGFETMVTIDADGQHDPADITGLIAEAQRIAAPCLVLGARRMIQESVPASSHFGKHFSNFWVRLECGYDLPDTQTGFRLYPVKQLLSLKLTRTRYDFEIESLVKLAWAGIAVSSAAIQVHYPPAGRRISHFHKFKDNIRLSLLHSRLIMRRLMPWPHRQLVAKPPLPETIKENLCRNPLKILAEICKEHTSPLWLAMAVWLGIFMGALPLIACHTVAIIYVAHRLHLNKIAAVAASQFCMPPLVPVICIQTGYYLRKGEFLLDLSWQRWLLEIHERLWEWFIGSLLVGPLLGLGGASIMYWMALRIHTQRNLKPSVKT; encoded by the coding sequence ATGAGCAAAACAGCGGAGCCTCTCATCGTCATCCCGGTGTATAACCACGGGACCACGCTGGTCGAAGTCGTCCACAGAGCCATTGCCACCGGGTATCAGGTGCTGGTTGTAGATGACGGCAGTGACGACAACTGTCTGACTCCCCTTGCAGATCTGCAATGTCAGAGCTTACAGCTACCCCGCAACATGGGAAAAGGTGCAGCCATCCTTCATGGTGCCCACTATGCCGCTTCACAGGGGTTTGAGACCATGGTCACCATAGATGCGGACGGCCAGCATGATCCGGCCGATATTACAGGACTCATTGCCGAAGCCCAAAGAATTGCCGCACCCTGTCTGGTGCTGGGGGCCCGCCGAATGATCCAGGAGAGCGTTCCCGCATCCAGCCATTTCGGCAAACATTTTTCTAATTTCTGGGTGCGGCTCGAATGCGGGTATGATCTTCCAGATACTCAAACCGGGTTCAGGCTTTATCCGGTCAAACAGCTTCTCAGTCTCAAACTGACCCGAACAAGGTACGACTTTGAAATTGAATCTCTGGTCAAACTGGCATGGGCGGGAATTGCCGTCTCCTCCGCCGCCATCCAGGTGCATTACCCGCCTGCCGGTCGGCGGATCAGCCATTTCCACAAATTCAAGGACAATATCCGCCTCTCTCTGCTGCACAGCAGGCTTATCATGAGACGGCTGATGCCCTGGCCTCATAGACAACTTGTTGCCAAACCACCTCTGCCGGAGACAATCAAGGAAAATCTCTGCAGGAATCCGTTGAAGATACTGGCAGAAATCTGTAAAGAGCATACTTCACCCCTGTGGCTGGCCATGGCAGTCTGGCTCGGCATTTTTATGGGAGCCCTGCCGCTTATTGCCTGCCATACTGTTGCCATTATTTATGTGGCCCACCGGCTGCATCTCAACAAAATTGCGGCTGTAGCCGCCAGTCAGTTCTGTATGCCGCCCCTGGTGCCTGTTATTTGCATCCAGACCGGTTACTATCTCAGGAAGGGAGAATTCCTCCTGGATCTCTCCTGGCAGCGCTGGCTTCTGGAAATCCATGAACGGCTCTGGGAGTGGTTTATAGGTTCGCTGCTTGTCGGTCCGCTCCTCGGTCTGGGTGGGGCATCGATAATGTACTGGATGGCTCTGCGTATCCATACCCAGCGGAATCTCAAACCCAGCGTCAAAACATGA